AGAACTACAGTTTGCTCCCATATTCGTAGGGTTGGGCATTCAAGAGCTCTCTGTAGCTATGCCGCTAATTTCAAAATTACGTCAGCACCTTGCGACCTTAGATATGGCAGTATGCCTGGAGCTTGCAGAGAAGGCAGCCCAGGCAAAAACAAGCAGAGAAATTCGTGCTCTGCTAGATTAAAATGGAAAGACAGAGCGCATTGTAGACATATCTTCATCGAGGAGTTGCTTTGCTTTCTGAAAGGCTGCACGAAAGAGATCTTCGATAGCTTCAGGATCTTCGGGATCTAAGCATTGCGGCTGTACCTGAACAGAAATGATCTCATGTTTTCCATTGATGACTATAGTCACTAATCCATTCCCAGATTGTCCCTCATAGCGTTTCTCTAATAAAGAAGCCTCCATTTCCATAAGCTGCTGCTCCATCATTTTGGCTTCTTTTTTCTTCTTTGCGTACCCGCTTCCCATAAAGGATTACTCTTTTGTTAAAATTCCGGAAAATTCTACAGCTGCAAATTGTAGCAACGTATCTATTGCTGCAGATTCTAAAATAGAATCGTGTTTTTCAGAAGACTCTTTTGTGATTCTTGAGTTTGATAGAGGAACAGATTCCGTAGAAAAACTTGGTAAAAAGCTCTCTTGGTAATGAGGTTTTTCAGGGGAGATCGGAGCTATGGGTGGCTTTTTTGGGGGGGGTGGAGGTTCCTGAGGGAGGGAGGGAGAAGTGGGAAGAGAGGAGATTAGCTGAGACAATGTCGGTCTATGGAAGATCCTCATGATATGAATAATCACAGTCTCTAAAAAGATTTTTTCAAAGATTGTATTGTGTATATGTCGAGAAGACTCCCCTAGGTAATCAAGAACTTCTAAGATTTGTTCAGGATCATCAGTAGCTTGCGGATTTAAGAGAAGGTCTCGGTAAAAGAGGGTTAAGTCATGCAAGAGCACCGTAGGGGCAACTCCCGAGTCGACAAGTTGGGTAATAGGGGCTAAAGCCTCTGCAGGAGAGTTTTTCCTTATAGCTATATCTAGGGATTTTAGGATATCCTGAGGGACTAGGCCTAAAGCTCTTGATACTTCCTGGGGAGTCATTTTATCTGGAAGCAAAGCGACAACATAGTCATAGAGAGACTCCGCATCTCGGAGGCTTCCTTGAGCAGCTCTTGCTATAGGCAAGAGGGCTTCTTTAGAAGCCTGTAGTGTGGGGGTATCTTGCACCATGGCAAAGAGCTTTTCTACAATCGTTGCATCAGGGATCCTGTTAAGGTGAAGTTTTTGGCAGCGACTTAAGATGGTATTAGGGACCTTATGAATTTCTGTTGTTGCAAGAAAGAAAATTACATGCTGTGGAGGCTCTTCCAATGTTTTCAGTAGGGCATTGAATGCCTCTTTTGTAAGCATGTGTACTTCATCAATAATGTAAATCCTATAGGCAGACTTTGCTGGAGTAAAAATTACCGTCTCATTGATTTGTCGGATATCTTCAATTCCCCGATGGGAAGCTCCATCAATCTCAATCACATCTAAGGAAGAGCCAGAAGAAATCTCTTTACACGATGCACACACATTGCAAGGCTCTCCTTCGGGGCTGAGTTTTAAGCAATTCAATGCTTTAGCGAAAATTCTTGCTAGTGTGGTCTTCCCCGTCCCGCGAATCCCAGAAAATAGATAGGCATGCCCTACACGCTTTAAAAGTAGGGCATTTTTTAATACTGTAACTACGGCAGATTGACCTAAGATTTCTTTAAAGGCTTGAGGACGATATTTTCGAGAAGATACTTGGTAGGGAGGATAAGTCATAGGCTTGTAATCCAATCGCCTTATTATTGAAGAGAGCTAAAAACCTCTAACCTTAAGGAAAAAGCTATTTTTTTTCTGCTTCAAAAACAACCAATTTACAGACTTCTTTCAAAGAACAGAAAAAACAATTTGAAGGAGATGAAGAACACTGCTTAGCGACATCCGAAAAGAATGTTTCCTAAAGTATATTAACAACAGCAGGCCTTTAAAGCTCTGTACACGACAGATGCGATAACGAAAATAATCACTCCTAAAATTAAGAGTCCGGTTCCACCAAGTGCAGATGTAACAAAGTCTCCCCAAGGCTTTCGTAAGATCATACTGCATTCTATATTGCCACACCTCCCATTTGGAACATAAGAGGTCTGGCAACAAACGTATGCTTTTGTCTGATATGCTCGGTAAGCAAGATAAACTGCATACACAAGACCAATAACTGGAGTGAGTTTGAAAAAAGGATCCCATTTATGCTGGAGCGGGAGATAAATTTTTGCTTCGCTCACCAAACTCGTGGCACCACTAGGGTCAGTATGGTTATGAGCAGGAATTACAAAAAATGGCATAGGTCTTCTAACTTAAATGAAACATTTTAAAATAGATTTTTGTTTTTTGTCAAAGTAAACCTACCCTCTAGAGAGGGTTTTTAAAATTTTTTTTAAGGGACAATTCTTTCAAGAAGCTATAGATTTAGGGATAAATAGGGCGTTTAGATGGAGTATCTAAGGTTTGTATCATGAATTGGGGAGAGGAAGGTTCTCCATAGATCAATGGATTCGTAGGCGGTAAGGGCAAGGCGGCCTTGAAGAGGGTGATAAGGAGGAGGAAGGAGTTCGCTGTAAAGGAAGGAGAGCCCTAATCTTAAAGCTGCGGCTTTGGCTAAAACAACCGCATCGTAGGTATTATTGTGAAGTTGTTGTAGGCGCTCTTCGATCGTTCCGCGAATATTTAAAATTTGCCCTAAGGGAAAGAGTTGTTTCAGAACCTCTCCTCGACGCATAGAGGAGCTCCCCAAGCGCGGATTGGAAGGGAAGGGCTCTTTTGTATAATGATCCGCGTAGACTAAAAGATCTGCGGGATGTAGGCAGCGTGTAAGAGCAACGAGGGGGAGAGGTGAAGGTGTGGGGAGATCTTTAGCTGAGTGGATAGCAATATGGCACGAACCTTGACAGACAAGAGCATCTACATCGCGAGTAAAAAAGTCGGAGTTTTCTATAGTATGCAAGGGAGTAAGTTTGTCGCGATCTCCTTGTGTTTTGGTCGTAATGAGTAGGGATTGAAGCTTGGGATAGGAAGTGCGGAGAAGCTGAAGACATTCGTTTACCTGTGCTTTTGCTAGGTTAGAATCTCGAGAGGCAATTTTTAAAGGAAGTCTTCCTTCACGGAGATCTTCAAAAAACTTAGAGCAGGAGGTGGATGGCATCTTGGATCGTTTTAACTTCTTTTAGGGTAAAGTTTTTGGTGATTTCCTCAGGGAGAGATGCAGCTTGCCCCTCGGGAAGGACAGCTCCCTTAAAGCCTAAAAGCTTTCCTTCTTTCAGACGGCGCTCTATGTGGGGAACTTGGCGGATTTCTCCTCCTAGGCCCACCTCCCCAATGCAGATAAAATCTTTCGGAGGAAGGGTATTTTGCAGAGAAGAAACTACAGCAAGCAGAGCTCCAAGATCCGCTGCAGGCTCTGTAATTTTGAGTCCCCCAGTAATGGAGAGAAATATATCTGTTGAGAAAAGCTTAATTCGTGCACGTTTCTCTAAGACTGCTAAGAGAAGAGAAAAGCGGTTGGGGTCAAAGCCGGAGGTTTTTCTAATAGGGTTAGAGAAGGGAGAGGAAGAGGCGAGAGCTTGGAGTTCGATAAGTAGGATTCCCGAGCCCTCAACAATAGGGACAACGACAGAGCCTGGAGTAGTGATAGAGTTCTCCTGTAAGAATAGCTTAGAAGGATTTAGCACTTCCTTAAGTCCATCGGAATGCATAGAGAGGATAAGAAGTTCATTGGTTTGGCCAAAGCGGTTTTTTACGGAACGTACCATGCGGTAATGTGCATGGGAATTTCCTTCAAAATAGAGAACAGTATCTACAAGATGTTCCAAAACTTTAGGCCCTGCAATGTCTCCGGATTTTGTCACGTGGCCTATCACGAATGTGGTAATTTGGGATTGCTTAGCAATGCGCATGAGCTCTGCAGTAACCTCACGCACTTGAATTACCGATCCAGGAGCAGAGTTTAACTTGGGGTCAAACATAATCTGGATGGAATCAATAATTAGCACATCGGGAGATAGGAGAGAGAGTTGCTGCTTGATATGATCTAAATTAGTTTCTGGATAGAGGTAGATCAAGGGATGGGTGATGTTTAAGCGCCTGGCCCTAAGAGAAGTTTGCGCTACAGACTCCTCTCCACAGACATAGAGGATCTTAAGGTTTTGTTTAGCGAGTTTTTCTGCAGTTTGTAAAAGTATAGTAGATTTCCCAATCCCAGGATCTCCTCCTAGCAGCGTGATGCTTCCTCGTACTGCACCGCCTCCAAGGATTCTGTCCCAACCTGCTTTGTCAATTTGCAGACGCTCTTGCTCTTGAAGCTCTATATCACTTAGGGAGACAGCACAGGAGGAGGAGTCCTGATGTGTAGTTGGTAGTTCTTCTACAAGTGTGTTCCAGTTATGGCAATGGGAGCATTGTCCTTGCCACTTTAACATTTGTGCGTTGCAGGTTGTGCATGTCCATCGTGTTTTATTTTTTGTAGTCATGTGTATCCAGAGCGTGTTGTGCTGCAAGTTTTTCTGCTTCTTTTTTGGAGTGCGCCACACCCTCTCCCCAAAGTTCATCATGAATAAAGACTTGGACGTGATGACTCATGACTCCCTCCTTACTTACATATTGAGTTGCTTGGTATTTCGGAAGGGTGCGTAGGTGTTTTTGAGTAAACTGCTGTAAAAGGTTTTTAGGGTTCCCAAACATCAAAGGTTGAAGCTTTTCTTTAGAAGGAAGTAGAGGAACAGTAAGTTGTCTTGCGGGGGATAGTCCCCCATCAAGGTAAATGGCACCTAAAATTGCCTCAAATAGATTTGCTTGAGAGGAGAGCTTGCCACGCTGATTTTGTAGGCGCTCTCCTTTTCCAATGAGCAAGTTCTCACAAACTCCTAAGCTTTCAGCGTAACCACTACATGCCGAGGCATCCACAAGAGAAGCTCGTATTGTAGATAACACACCCTCTTCTAAGTTTGGGAAGAGAAGAAAGAGGTGCTCCGTAACGATTAAACCTAACACTGCATCGCCAAGAAATTCTAACCTTTCGCTGTCTTCTATCGGAACAGGGGACTCATTCCGATAAGAGGGATGGGTAAAAGCGGTCACTAAAAGCTGTGGCTGAGTAAAGGTAAAATTTAATTTAGATTCGATTTCTTTAACATTTACTATGGGGTTCATAGGTATTTAAGGATTCTTAGTAGAACATGTAGTTGTTTTGGAGGTTTTTTTATAGGTGGAAAAGGGCTTAAAGTCTATAGTACTTTTAGAGTTTGTCACCTTGTTTGGATGAGTATGAGGTTTGTTTTACACCTCGAGCACCTACGACACTTCCAAAATCACGGGTCTATTTTATTTGAAGCTTTGATCACTCCTGCAGACTGTTCGTTATTGGAAACAACAATCTCACAGTTTGTACGTAAAATTTCAAAAAATAATCTAGAAAACGTGCGTTGGAGAGAAAGTGTGTTTCGTTCTATTCCTGAAATTTCCTTTGTGATTCAGAAGCGACGTCTTTCTACATTCGCTGCAGAACTTGTGCATCGTCCCAAGTTATCTTTAGTGCGAGATTACTGGTTGTTTCCTGGAGAAGAGATCCCTCAAGGAAATGAAGATTGCCAGCTTTTTCTTCCTTTATCGGGAAGAGGATGTGGGTCAGGGATTTTCTTTATCGGCCCCTATCCACAAGAACTCTATGAGTGGGATAACCAAGCTAAGAGTGGTTTACTCTTGATGTTTTCTTCTGCAGGACATGCAATTCTTTAATCGGGGTTTGGCTTTTGAGAAAATGCTTGCCACCCGAGGTCTTTTATGTTTATGAAGCTTTCAAAAGCTATTGCGAGGTAGGTCCCTAAATGAAGCAGTTGCAGCAACGTGTGAAAGCTCTTTATGATGACACCACAGCAAAGAATATTTTAATGTGGCTCTATGGGGATTTTCCTCAAGAAGACAAAGATGCCATTGTACAGTTGCTTCAAGATGATCCTTCTCAGCTAAAGGAACTGTTTGGGAAAACGCTAACCTTTGGGACGGGAGGGTTGCGGAGTCCTATGGGGATGGGGACAAACAGAATGAATACGTTTACGGTATCTCGAGCTTCCCAGGGGATATCCTTAGTATTGCGTCGTCATCAGCTACTCTCATCGAGCACACTCAAGGTAGTGGTTGGCTATGACACTCGTCACCATTCCGAAGAGTTTGCTCATGAAGCTGCGAAGGTGTTTGCAGGAAATGGGATCCACGTACTTCTTTTTAAGTGCCCAGAGCCTTTAGCGTTGGTTTCTTTTACTGTGCGTCAAGAACAAGCCGCAGCGGGGGTGATGATTACTGCTTCTCATAACCCTCCAGAATATAACGGTTATAAGGTGTATATGGCTTCCGGAGGACAGGTGTTGCCTCCCTTAGATGAAGAGATTGTCAAAGAGTATGCTGCAGTTCAGGAAGTGCTCTCTGTAGCTTCTATCCGCGATCCCCATATTCATATGATAGGGGAGGAATATGAAACAATATATAGGCGTACAATACAAGCTTTACAGCAAAATCCCAATGAAAATCGCCTTTCAGGAAGGGCTCTGCAGATATCCTATACACCGCTGCACGGCACGGGGGTGCCATTGATTCCTCGTGTGCTTCACGATTGGGGATTTTGCTCTGTAAAGCTTGTTGAGAAGCAAGCGATTCCTGATGGGAGCTTTTCTACAGTGCATTTACCTAACCCTGAAGATCCCGAAGCACTAACTTTAGGAATACAACAGCTAATTACTCATCAGGATGACCTGCTCATTGCTACGGATCCAGATGCAGACCGTGTGGGAATTGTCTGCTTAGAAGAGGGACAGTCTTACCGCTTTAGCGGGAATCAGATTGCGTGTGTGCTTGCAGACCATATTTTAAAAGGCCAAAGTGCTAAAGCTCCTTTAACGAAAAATGATAAGGTTGTAAAGAGTTTGGTTACCACAGAGCTTCTAACAGCAATTGCCCAACATTACGGCGCCGATCTTGTAAATGTGGGGACAGGATTCAAGTATATTGGAGAGAAAATCGAGAGCTGGAGAGGCTCTTCTGAGCGATTTCTTTTTGGTGCGGAGGAGTCTTACGGATACCTTTGTGGAACGTATGTTGAGGATAAAGATGCGGTTTCTTCTTCAGCACTGCTTGCTGAAGCTGCCCTACAGCAAAAGCTTTTGGGAAAAACTCTTCGCGATGTGCTTTTGGAACTATATGAGTTACATGGATACGTTATGAATACTACGGAATCCCTAGCGTTTGTGCGGCAAGAAGAAGAGAAGATACGCAGCAAACTTCAACAGTTAGAACAGCTAGGAAAGGCATTCCCCTCTCTAGGAAACTTTGAACTTTTAAAATATGAAAATTACCACAAAAACTTTGGTTTAGATGTAGTTTCAGGAACAACCTATCCCTTGGAGCTTCCTAGAATGTCTATGCTATGCTATTACTTCTCCCATGGAGGAAGATTGATTGTTCGCCCTTCAGGAACCGAGCCCAAGATTAAGTTTTACTTTGAAATTATTCAGCGTTATATGGAACGTGCTCAAAATAAAGAAGAACAACTTCGAAGGGAACAGGAGAGCATGGGAATTTTAGAGAGGTTTATTTCAGAGTTTAAGAATCTATTTTTTGCTCTTTAGCAGTAATTCCCTTGTGGGAATATAAGTGAGCTAATTAGACTCAAAAAACAAAGCGTAAACGATGCTTTTTTAAAGGCGTAAACAAGATACGCTGTGGAAAGAAAGTTTCATTTATGCTTTCCCTCGATATCGAATTTTTATGATGAAAGGACGCTACCTCATGAACTTTATCCCTTACGTACTTCCAGATCTCCCCTATGATTACGATGCTCTAGAGCCTGTGATTAGTGCAGAAATCATGATGCTACATCACCAGAAGCATCACCAAGGTTATGTAAATAACCTTAATCAAGTTCTTAATAAAATGAATGCCGCGGATGCCCGTCAGGATCTTAACCAAATGATTGCCTTAGAGCCCAGCCTGCGCTTTAATGGAGGAGGTCATATCAACCACTCTCTATTTTGGGAAATGCTTGCTCCTCCAGGGCAGGGAGGAGGAGTTCCCCCAAAACATGAACTTCTTAAGGCTATAGAAAAGGTATGGGGGACCTTAGATAACTTTTTAAAGCAATTTATTGAATTTTCAGTGGCAATTCAAGGATCAGGATGGGCTTGGCTAGGTTTTTGTCCCTCAAAACAAGAGCTTATGTTACATGCTACAGTAAACCAGGACCCTCTAGAAGCTACAACAGGGAAACTTCCCATTCTTGGAATTGATGTTTGGGAGCATGCATACTATCTTCAATATAAGAATTGTCGGTTAGATTATTTGCAAGCAATTCCTAAAATAATTAATTGGGAATATATTGAATATAGATTTAATGAGATAGTTTCTGCTAAGTAGTTGGGATAAGTAATTTTAATTGAAAAGTTAATAACTTTTATTTAAAATTTTCCCATAAAAATCCTTGACAGGTGGCTTGTGCGTTTATTTTCTTATGACAAACCCAAGATAAAAGTGCAGAAGATTAAGGCAGATGGTTTTAGTGGATGGTTGAAGTGTACCAGTTGTCACGAAATGATCCATGCTAATGAATTAGGACAGAATTATAATTGCTGTCCTAAATGTTCATATCACTATCGTATTGCAGCAAAGGAAAGAATTCTTCTGTTGGCAGATAAAGATTCCTGGCGTCCTCTCTATTCTCATCTTAAATCTCGAGATCCCTTAAGTTTTTCTGATACGGATACCTATGTGAATCGTTTAGAGAAAGCTAGAAAGGATAATACTGAAAGTGAAGGAGTATTAGTTGGGGTATGTACGATAGGCCAGTATCCCGTAGCTCTTGCGATTATGGATTTTAATTTTATGGCCGGCTCTATGGGTTCTGTTGTTGGAGAGAAACTTACCCGCCTAATAGAAGAAGCAATACATTCTAAGCTCCCCGTGATTATTGTCTGTGCATCTGGGGGAGCTCGGATGCAAGAATCTGTGTTTTCCTTAATGCAAATGGCAAAAACTTCTGCTGCACTGGCAAAGCTCAGTGAAGCAGGATTGCCTTACATTTCTATTCTCACGAATCCAACTTCTGGAGGAGTGACAGCGTCCTTTGCTGCTTTGGGGGACGTTATTATTGCAGAGCCTAAAGCGTTAATTTGTTTCGCAGGGCCTCGTGTGGTAGCTCAAGTGATTGGGGAAGAC
This genomic stretch from Chlamydia pecorum E58 harbors:
- the radA gene encoding DNA repair protein RadA — its product is MTTKNKTRWTCTTCNAQMLKWQGQCSHCHNWNTLVEELPTTHQDSSSCAVSLSDIELQEQERLQIDKAGWDRILGGGAVRGSITLLGGDPGIGKSTILLQTAEKLAKQNLKILYVCGEESVAQTSLRARRLNITHPLIYLYPETNLDHIKQQLSLLSPDVLIIDSIQIMFDPKLNSAPGSVIQVREVTAELMRIAKQSQITTFVIGHVTKSGDIAGPKVLEHLVDTVLYFEGNSHAHYRMVRSVKNRFGQTNELLILSMHSDGLKEVLNPSKLFLQENSITTPGSVVVPIVEGSGILLIELQALASSSPFSNPIRKTSGFDPNRFSLLLAVLEKRARIKLFSTDIFLSITGGLKITEPAADLGALLAVVSSLQNTLPPKDFICIGEVGLGGEIRQVPHIERRLKEGKLLGFKGAVLPEGQAASLPEEITKNFTLKEVKTIQDAIHLLL
- a CDS encoding YbaB/EbfC family nucleoid-associated protein, coding for MGSGYAKKKKEAKMMEQQLMEMEASLLEKRYEGQSGNGLVTIVINGKHEIISVQVQPQCLDPEDPEAIEDLFRAAFQKAKQLLDEDMSTMRSVFPF
- a CDS encoding phospho-sugar mutase, which produces MKQLQQRVKALYDDTTAKNILMWLYGDFPQEDKDAIVQLLQDDPSQLKELFGKTLTFGTGGLRSPMGMGTNRMNTFTVSRASQGISLVLRRHQLLSSSTLKVVVGYDTRHHSEEFAHEAAKVFAGNGIHVLLFKCPEPLALVSFTVRQEQAAAGVMITASHNPPEYNGYKVYMASGGQVLPPLDEEIVKEYAAVQEVLSVASIRDPHIHMIGEEYETIYRRTIQALQQNPNENRLSGRALQISYTPLHGTGVPLIPRVLHDWGFCSVKLVEKQAIPDGSFSTVHLPNPEDPEALTLGIQQLITHQDDLLIATDPDADRVGIVCLEEGQSYRFSGNQIACVLADHILKGQSAKAPLTKNDKVVKSLVTTELLTAIAQHYGADLVNVGTGFKYIGEKIESWRGSSERFLFGAEESYGYLCGTYVEDKDAVSSSALLAEAALQQKLLGKTLRDVLLELYELHGYVMNTTESLAFVRQEEEKIRSKLQQLEQLGKAFPSLGNFELLKYENYHKNFGLDVVSGTTYPLELPRMSMLCYYFSHGGRLIVRPSGTEPKIKFYFEIIQRYMERAQNKEEQLRREQESMGILERFISEFKNLFFAL
- a CDS encoding hydroxymethylbilane synthase; its protein translation is MPSTSCSKFFEDLREGRLPLKIASRDSNLAKAQVNECLQLLRTSYPKLQSLLITTKTQGDRDKLTPLHTIENSDFFTRDVDALVCQGSCHIAIHSAKDLPTPSPLPLVALTRCLHPADLLVYADHYTKEPFPSNPRLGSSSMRRGEVLKQLFPLGQILNIRGTIEERLQQLHNNTYDAVVLAKAAALRLGLSFLYSELLPPPYHPLQGRLALTAYESIDLWRTFLSPIHDTNLRYSI
- a CDS encoding DUF5070 domain-containing protein, whose product is MRFVLHLEHLRHFQNHGSILFEALITPADCSLLETTISQFVRKISKNNLENVRWRESVFRSIPEISFVIQKRRLSTFAAELVHRPKLSLVRDYWLFPGEEIPQGNEDCQLFLPLSGRGCGSGIFFIGPYPQELYEWDNQAKSGLLLMFSSAGHAIL
- the rnc gene encoding ribonuclease III, with the protein product MNPIVNVKEIESKLNFTFTQPQLLVTAFTHPSYRNESPVPIEDSERLEFLGDAVLGLIVTEHLFLLFPNLEEGVLSTIRASLVDASACSGYAESLGVCENLLIGKGERLQNQRGKLSSQANLFEAILGAIYLDGGLSPARQLTVPLLPSKEKLQPLMFGNPKNLLQQFTQKHLRTLPKYQATQYVSKEGVMSHHVQVFIHDELWGEGVAHSKKEAEKLAAQHALDTHDYKK
- a CDS encoding superoxide dismutase, producing MNFIPYVLPDLPYDYDALEPVISAEIMMLHHQKHHQGYVNNLNQVLNKMNAADARQDLNQMIALEPSLRFNGGGHINHSLFWEMLAPPGQGGGVPPKHELLKAIEKVWGTLDNFLKQFIEFSVAIQGSGWAWLGFCPSKQELMLHATVNQDPLEATTGKLPILGIDVWEHAYYLQYKNCRLDYLQAIPKIINWEYIEYRFNEIVSAK
- the dnaX gene encoding DNA polymerase III subunit gamma/tau translates to MTYPPYQVSSRKYRPQAFKEILGQSAVVTVLKNALLLKRVGHAYLFSGIRGTGKTTLARIFAKALNCLKLSPEGEPCNVCASCKEISSGSSLDVIEIDGASHRGIEDIRQINETVIFTPAKSAYRIYIIDEVHMLTKEAFNALLKTLEEPPQHVIFFLATTEIHKVPNTILSRCQKLHLNRIPDATIVEKLFAMVQDTPTLQASKEALLPIARAAQGSLRDAESLYDYVVALLPDKMTPQEVSRALGLVPQDILKSLDIAIRKNSPAEALAPITQLVDSGVAPTVLLHDLTLFYRDLLLNPQATDDPEQILEVLDYLGESSRHIHNTIFEKIFLETVIIHIMRIFHRPTLSQLISSLPTSPSLPQEPPPPPKKPPIAPISPEKPHYQESFLPSFSTESVPLSNSRITKESSEKHDSILESAAIDTLLQFAAVEFSGILTKE